In a single window of the Drosophila miranda strain MSH22 chromosome XL, D.miranda_PacBio2.1, whole genome shotgun sequence genome:
- the LOC108152864 gene encoding uncharacterized protein LOC108152864 isoform X1 has translation MSADSPRRHPSGVGGGGGGVGGGGLRGGGGLAVPAIVPPQTVSDRSILDSAIGFINDVTLANQPVQDPKDTITWARFETCADVSDPRFGDDWELEGNAAPPLLLILGYGLGVQVWAIPANGEAVEVLSWRHGVVTALRVLPTPATAAALDENGRADEPVDAFAEKRPLVALVDGGSAAASGLLAGVGGGSGIGGGSGGGISSGSGGSASGMAQFSAVNFLSLKTGVQVKTIKFKNAVLDIQANRSAVVITFHERIAVFDARTLEDRLTITTCYPSPGINPNPIALGPRWLAYAEHKLLHSKRSGGGCDGEGVPSYTATVLNAAKSLGKGLRELGEQVAAGLTGATAGSGASSKSSSFDSASGGPDAKQSGVVTIIDVKHPVKDYSPTTGTPLSSTGGAQAGGDPIVAHFVAHSEALVAMEFDSSGMLLLTADRRGHDFHVFRVQPHPVGPCLAAVHHLYVLHRGDTSAKVQHIAFSLDSRWASVSTLRGTTHVFPITPYGGAMGARTHTSLHVVNKLSRFHRSAGLGADGRSSSPISHSESTTFVQSLQPYHNPTLPPYPRPSVVQPLAQLRQPFTLGSPPGSAGGLGGVVGVGAGVGGGIGVGSHGGGIGGGIGGGNSSQRQRQRLSSLSDDSGKPLSVCSIFAKSRSWLLEPLTTTREAPHRVQRKAVDSLFVMAGHGALIQYDLDTKLPSNVAKEKICDDTPIELEVEARAQWNLGRRKDGSHEIVPPLALDNWLIKDRHCSLLLDSAHQFDEPDERAESWLAQVEIITHAGPHRRLWMGPQFVFKNYNTPSGSNLNHVDAEAVEIGVTKTTTTTLPSTAAASSTGAGVATGVAAKERSSPLNMPLSAAASLAAASGVGSTAGRTGPGVPVLIESGSYSSIEQSPKLMDRFRHGHLDSDYGHGDTRLKEDLADAMRESPSMAATRRETGQPSGCSASASVAAASSSVSASDNVCYYDALAEHEHLNEPDPDADVDGGGEAPDDEAALAAPEARAQAKVERRHLIEHMRLGSDGSPGSSSSSSMAALASVLPNICSYDYPTGGHHYSGGHSRIEKIVNPLGTVTDVNAGISGELQTDMLDEVVCQLAAEESVIHENCDEALFRPVVAIFCNDLVEQRNHQQQLLLAKEEQAAAAAGLGLGSKGGENDHCKPPVVLANKLIVPVIAKEVDEVLVQKEKQKSQRSQHQKAQQQKSQLRSLAAAEDAAQAQRFAELSHLNKPKGGANPSPSNNSNNSKTASSQRSATEEAAEKEEEKEASGGKASKKSKPARQKMILNNSSTSSTSTSKGADKKLPSVEAEAKEKLKKQSKELQPQNRLQDLDEIVVVMEEDGEESEPEAESDHADSLLANKSSIAAVMVSSASAQGLSLLVETTTQTGEDDTEEEEEAEDDDDVEEEEEEEKKPETMTIEKERLKEKEKLPGKEKLKLEKEKEKLREKEIIQEKQKQKEKEKLKLEKEKQLQEREREKEKEKEKEKLKLEREKQKLEKERLQEKEKLKLEKEKQLQEKERLKLEKEKEKQLQEKEREREREREREKLKLEKEKLEQEKLQAKEREKEKEKEKEKLRLEKEKLQEKEKLKEKEKQLQEKLKLEKEKEKLLEKTKEKEKIPSQEKGKGKAAEISPPTASYWVKVIEEPAPSKKPTAASTVATAVAQSSPTPSPSPWKRVGVVGDDSAAKQDYPTLGKKLSKPSSPEKLASAPEPSPFAKPRAAKENFEDFLSGMEALPPLPDLEPLEVKASEPPHLSPEGGTPLSLINFESPLQESATDMPIKITPPPRGFTEKNLVLALCGSLHYEDEQDRQRDRLRDRQLEEPKVELELKSHPYVLLMAGEDQQHTSLGTQKSTSTSNNSSGSEEIILMEEPTSKKLSKKHKRMKQLQLQQQQQQREKEREREREREKERAREREPEPEDEELRPLISISMCDSQLESHSPIKVAKASRTEEPADADDDDDEEEAEAEAEAEGEDEEEEELSQTLPEDLLHFGSSGVATSGTTATTNTATTTDSEGPIPATTSDDNLVYSSSAAASPPHKLKTKKLEHKINLIAAIEAATSSSTSSAEESSVETAGPIGSGPHADASPSPGTATATSAPNSGGASASSAIPATASSSSVVGLHVGSTVGMGVASQASATKKKTKRRKR, from the exons ATGTCCGCGGACTCGCCACGCCGCCATCCGTCCGGCGTTGGCGGGGGCGGTGGCGGtgtcggaggaggaggattGCGAGGCGGCGGTGGCCTGGCTGTGCCGGCAATAGTGCCGCCCCAGACGGTATCGGATCGCTCGATACTGGACTCGGCCATTGGGTTCATCAACGATGTCACCCTGGCCAATCAGCCGGTGCAGGATCCCAAGGACACGATCACATGGGCCCGCTTCGAGACCTGTGCGGACGTGAGTGATCCCCGTTTCGGCGATGACTGGGAGCTGGAGGGGAATGCTGCCCCGCCGCTCCTCCTAATCCTCGGCTATGGCCTGGGGGTGCAGGTCTGGGCCATACCCGCCAACGGGGAGGCCGTTGAAGTGCTGTCCTGGCGCCATGGCGTCGTCACAGCCCTCCGAGTGCTGCCCACACCGGCCACGGCGGCGGCCCTTGACGAGAACGGGCGGGCCGATGAACCAGTGGATGCCTTTGCCGAGAAGCGACCCCTGGTTGCCCTCGTCGATGGTGGCAGTGCGGCGGCAAGCGGCTTGCTGGCCGGCGTCGGCGGCGGCTCTGGCATCGGTGGGGGCAGCGGCGGTGGGATCAGTTCTGGCAGCGGTGGCAGTGCCTCTGGAATGGCCCAATTCAGTGCCGTCAATTTTCTGTCGCTCAAGACGGGCGTTCAGGTGAAGACAATCAAGTTCAAGAACGCGGTGCTCGATATCCAGGCCAATCGGTCGGCGGTGGTCATCACGTTCCATGAAAGGATCGCCGTGTTCGATGCCCGCACCCTGGAGGATCGCCTAACCATCACAACCTGCTATCCCAGTCCGGG AATCAATCCCAATCCAATTGCCCTGGGACCCCGGTGGCTGGCCTATGCAGAGCACAAGCTGCTGCACTCCAAGcgcagcggcggcggctgcgATGGCGAGGGTGTGCCCAGCTATACGGCCACTGTGCTGAATGCGGCCAAATCGCTGGGCAAGGGTCTGCGAGAGCTGGGCGAACAGGTGGCCGCCGGTCTGACTGGGGCCACGGCTGGCAGCGGTGCCAGCTCCAAGAGCAGCAGCTTCGATTCGGCCAGCGGGGGTCCGGATGCCAAGCAGTCCGGCGTGGTCACCATTATCGATGTGAAG CATCCTGTAAAGGACTACAGCCCCACGACGGGCACACCCTTGAGCTCGACAGGCGGCGCCCAGGCGGGCGGTGATCCGATTGTGGCCCATTTTGTGGCCCACAGCGAGGCACTAGTGGCCATGGAGTTTGACAGCTctgggatgctgctgctgacggCCGATCGACGCGGACACGACTTTCATGTCTTCCGCGTGCAACCGCATCCGGTGGGGCCCTGTCTGGCGGCAGTGCATCATCTGTATGTGCTCCATCGGGGCGATACGAGCGCCAAGGTGCAGCACATTGCCTTCTCGCTGGACTCGCGCTGGGCGTCTGTGTCCACGCTACGCGGCACCACCCACGTCTTCCCCATAACGCCCTACGGTGGGGCCATGGGCGCAAGGACGCACACATCGCTGCATGTGGTCAACAAACTGTCGCGCTTCCATCGCAGCGCCGGCCTTGGGGCCGACGGACGCTCCAGCTCTCCCATTTCGCACTCGGAAAGCACCACATTTGTGCAGTCGCTGCAGCCGTATCACAATCCCACGCTTCCCCCCTATCCGCGGCCGTCGGTGGTCCAGCCCCTGGCCCAGCTGCGACAGCCATTTACCCTTGGTTCGCCGCCTGGTTCGGCTGGCGGCCTTGGGGGCGTAGTGGGTGTGGGGGCCGGCGTCGGCGGAGGTATTGGTGTGGGGAGCCATGGAGGCGGCATCGGCGGTGGCATCGGTGgcggcaacagcagccagagacagcgacagcgactcTCCTCGCTGTCGGATGACAGCGGAAAGCCATTGAGCGTCTGCTCGATATTCGCCAAATCGCgctcctggctgctggagcCGCTGACGACAACAAGAGAGGCACCGCATCGCGTCCAGCGCAAGGCCGTCGACTCGCTCTTCGTGATGGCCGGCCATGGAGCACTCATCCAGTATGATCTGGACACGAAGTTACCCTCAA ATGTTGCCAAAGAGAAGATTTGTGATGACACGCCCATTGAACTGGAGGTGGAGGCCCGAGCCCAATGGAATCTGGGGCGACGCAAGGATGGATCTCATGAAATCGTACCACCGCTGGCGCTAGACAATTGGCTGATCAAGGATCGCCATTGCAGCCTGCTGCTGGACAGTGCCCATCAATTCGATGAGCCCGACGAGCGTGCCGAGAGCTGGTTGGCCCAGGTCGAGATCATAACGCATGCGGGACCGCATCGACGTCTCTGGATGGGGCCGCAGTTCGTTTTCAAGAACTACAATACGCCCAGCGG CTCAAATTTGAATCATGTGGATGCTGAGGCTGTGGAGATAGGGGTTACAAAGACGACAACCACAACGCTTCCCTCAACGGCGGCTGCCTCGTCAACTGGCGCTGGTGTAGCCACCGGAGTGGCAGCCAAGGAGCGCTCGAGTCCCCTGAATATGCCACTGAGTGCGGCTGCCTCATTGGCTGCGGCCTCTGGCGTGGGAAGCACTGCAGGTCGTACTGGCCCTGGAGTGCCGGTGCTTATCGAATCCGGTTCGTATA GTAGCATTGAGCAGAGCCCCAAGCTGATGGATCGCTTCCGGCATGGCCACTTGGACTCGGACTATGGGCATGGCGATACGCGGCTAAAGGAGGACCTGGCCGATGCCATGCGAGAGTCGCCATCAATGGCAGCCACAAGACGCGAAACGG GCCAGCCATCAGGTTGTTCGGCCTCGGCTTCTGTGGCGGCAGCCTCCTCCTCCGTCTCGGCCAGCGACAATGTCTGCTACTACGACGCCCTCGCCGAGCACGAGCATCTGAACGAACCCGATCCCGATGCCGACGTGGACGGAGGAGGTGAGGCGCCGGACGATGAGGCGGCTCTGGCGGCACCGGAGGCGCGGGCCCAGGCCAAGGTGGAGCGCCGCCACCTGATCGAGCACATGAGATTGGGCAGCGACGGCAGccccggcagcagcagcagcagcagcatggcCGCCCTGGCCTCGGTGCTGCCCAACATCTGCAGCTACGATTATCCCACCGGAGGACATCACTACAGCGGCGGCCATTCCAGGATCGAGAAGATCGTCAATCCGCTGGGAACGGTGACGGACGTGAATGCGGGCATCTCGGGGGAGCTGCAGACGGACATGCTGGACGAGGTGGTGTGCCAGCTGGCCGCCGAGGAGAGCGTCATACACGAGAACTGTGACGAGGCTCTCTTCCGGCCGGTGGTGGCCATCTTCTGCAACGACCTGGTCGAACAGCGcaaccatcagcagcagctgttGCTCGCCAAGGAAGAGCaggccgccgctgccgctggctTGGGTCTGGGGTCGAAGGGCGGCGAGAATGATCACTGCAAGCCGCCGGTGGTGCTGGCCAACAAGCTGATTGTCCCTGTCATTGCCAAGGAGGTGGACGAGGTGCTTGTCCAAAAGGAGAAGCAAAAGTCACAGAGGTCCCAGCACCAAAAGGCGCAGCAGCAGAAGTCGCAGCTCAGATCCCTTGCCGCTGCCGAAGATGCGGCCCAGGCGCAGCGATTTGCCGAGCTCTCGCATCTCAACAAGCCCAAAGGAGGGGCTAATCCGAGtcccagcaacaacagcaataacAGCAAAACTGCCAGCAGTCAGAGGAGCGCCACAGAGGAGGCGgcggagaaggaggaggagaaggaggccaGTGGTGGCAAGGCGTCCAAGAAATCCAAGCCAGCCAGGCAGAAGATGATCCtcaacaacagcagcaccagcagcaccagcaccagcaaaGGAGCAGACAAGAAGCTGCCTTCAGTGGAAGCGGAAGCGAAGGAGAAGCTCAAGAAGCAGTCGAAGGAGTTGCAGCCGCAGAATCGATTGCAGGATCTTGATGAAATAGTTGTAGTCATGGAAGAGGATGGGGAGGAATCGGAGCCAGAGGCAGAGTCGGATCATGCCGATAGTTTGCTGGCCAATAAGAGCAGCATTGCCGCTGTCATGGTGAGCAGTGCCAGCGCCCAAGGATTGAGTCTCCTTGTGGAGACGACCACTCAGACGGGGGAGGATGAtacagaggaggaggaggaggctgaagatgatgatgatgtggaggaggaggaggaggaggagaagaagcCAGAAACCATGACAATCGAAAAAGAGAGACTCAAAGAGAAGGAGAAACTTCCAGGGAAGGAAAAGCTAAAGCTGgaaaaggagaaggagaagcttCGGGAGAAGGAGATTATCCAGGAGAAGCAGAAGCAAAAGGAAAAGGAGAAGCTGAAGCTGGAAAAAGAGAAGCAGCTCCAAGAGAGGGAAAGGGagaaggaaaaggaaaaggagAAGGAAAAACTAAAGCTCGAGAGGGAAAAGCAGAAGCTGGAGAAAGAAAGGCTTCAAGAGAAGGAAAAGCTGAAGCTCGAAAAGGAAAAGCAGCTCCAAGAGAAGGAGAGATTGAAGCTCGAAAAGGAAAAGGAGAAGCAGCTCcaagagaaggagagagaaagagaaagagagagggaaagggaGAAGCTAAAACTCGAAAAGGAAAAGCTAGAACAAGAAAAGCTTCAAGCTAAAGAAAgggaaaaggaaaaagaaaaagaaaaggagaaGCTTCGTCTCGAAAAGGAAAAACTTCAGGAAAAGGAGAAGCTCAAAGAGAAGGAGAAACAGCTCCAGGAGAAGCTCAAGCTGgaaaaggagaaggagaaacTGCTCGAGAAAACCAAGGAAAAAGAGAAGATCCCAAGCCAGGAGAAGGGCAAAGGCAAAGCAGCTGAGATCTCTCCGCCAACCGCGAGCTACTGGGTAAAAGTGATAGAGGAACCGGCCCCCAGCAAGAAACCTACTGCCGCCTCCACCGTGGCCACCGCAGTGGCCCAGTCCAGTCCcactcccagtcccagtccctggAAGAGAGTCGGAGTCGTCGGCGATGACAGCGCCGCCAAGCAGGACTATCCCACGCTGGGCAAGAAGCTGAGCAAGCCCAGCAGTCCGGAGAAGCTGGCCTCCGCCCCAGAGCCGAGCCCGTTCGCCAAGCCCCGAGCAGCCAAAGAGAACTTTGAGGACTTTCTGAGCGGAATGGAGGCGCTGCCACCGCTGCCCGATCTCGAGCCGCTCGAGGTGAAGGCGAGTGAGCCGCCGCACCTCAGCCCGGAGGGGGGGACGCCGCTCAGCCTGATCAATTTCGAGAGTCCGCTGCAGGAGAGTGCGACGGATATGCCGATCAAGATCACGCCGCCGCCACGGGGATTCACCGAGAAGAACCTTGTGCTGGCCCTGTGCGGATCCCTGCACTATGAGGACGAGCAGGATCGGCAGAGGGATCGGCTCCGGGACCGGCAGCTGGAGGAGCCCAAAGTGGAACTGGAACTGAAGTCCCACCCGTACGTGTTGCTGATGGCCGGAGAGGACCAACAGCATACGTCGCTGGGCACTCAGAAGTCCACATCCACGTCGAACAACTCATCCGGCTCCGAGGAGATCATCCTCATGGAGGAGCCAACCAGCAAGAAGCTCAGCAAGAAGCACAAACGAATGaagcagctccagctccagcagcagcagcagcagcgcgaGAAAGAGCGAGAGCGGGAGCGGGAAAGGGAGAAGGAGCGTGCCAGAGAGcgggagccagagccagaagaTGAGGAACTGCGTCCGCTTATCAGCATCAGTATGTGCGACTCCCAGCTGGAGAGCCACTCGCCCATTAAAGTGGCAAAGGCCAGTCGAACAGAGGAGCCTGCCGATGcggacgatgatgatgatgaggaggaggcggaAGCGGAAGCGGAAGCGGAGGGggaggacgaagaagaggaGGAGCTGAGCCAAACACTGCCCGAGGATTTGCTGCACTTTGGGAGCAGTGGCGTGGCGACCAGCGGCACCACCGCCACTACGAACACCGCAACCACCACAGACAGCGAGGGACCCATCCCGGCCACCACATCCGATGACAATCTCGTCTATAGTTCATCCGCAGCCGCATCGCCCCCGCACAAGCTCAAGACCAAGAAGCTGGAGCATAAAATCAATCTGATAGCAGCCATCGAGGCGGCCACCTCCTCGTCCACTTCCTCGGCGGAGGAGAGCAGCGTGGAGACGGCCGGTCCCATCGGCAGTGGACCCCATGCGGATGCGAGCCCATCGCCAGGCACGGCCACGGCCACCTCGGCCCCCAACTCTGGCGGTGCGTCAGCGAGCTCTGCCATTCCCGCGACCGCATCCAGCTCCTCCGTTGTGGGCCTCCATGTGGGCTCCACTGTGGGCATGGGCGTGGCCAGTCAGGCGAGTGCcacaaagaagaagacgaagCGGCGCAAGAGATAA